In the genome of Neodiprion fabricii isolate iyNeoFabr1 chromosome 4, iyNeoFabr1.1, whole genome shotgun sequence, the window aaaatcactcACAGAAATGAGTTCGAAAACTGAGAACGATAATAACAATCCCTATAAACTTAATGGAGAGTTCCTGATTTTTCCGCACTTAATGATATAAGTGCTGTTCCCCTATAAATCTACAAGTCAACgacaaattgtaaaatttgttaGATTTCACAGAAAAGTATTTAACACGCTTATAAAATGtctttagaattttttttgcaaaaataatcaAGTAAATCATCAATCAATATCAATATGTGCGGCATTCATACCCTAAATCACTCAATAAAATATTGGACATGTTTTAGCAAGAAACTTGGTTTATTACTCTTTGaattttatgtttttattaaagattattaaatttgttcatttataCAATAGctgaatttattccagcttaAAGACAACACAAGAGTCTGCAGGCAGATCTGAAAACAGAAAGACATTTACACATGTTAACTGATTGACTCATACCCCAGGAAGTACAATGACTCATACTCGATTCTACAAGATGTTATAACtcgtatttattataaaaataaaacaaaagaataGGTATTTCTTACAATTTGTGCAAAACGAAACCcagtgttatttatttatatacctgtAGTCAAGGCTGGGATTGGTGAAAAGTGGCGGGGAGATGCGGCCTGTTTTCCAACTTAGTGTAATCTAAATGGAACTCCTTCGCAACCTTTCGCCAATTTTGCGCATCGAAATAGTAATAAGTACCCCGTTCGTATGTTGATGTCTTTTCGACAGGACCCAAACCCGGTGCCTGCGTGATCCATACCTTCTCTTCCATGTGATACCGCCATTCTCGACTATAcctgcaaatattttttattcgaatataTTCTGGTCGATGAATTTCagaagataaattttattcaaatcaacgTTATTCGTAGAAACACGTTTGATATTATTGTATctatgaatatttatcaaaattacttAATTATACAATTAAGTAATGTTCgattcaaaataattacaattctGCTGCTGCCGCAAGTTGTAACACATCTCCAACGTTCGTGTAAAACATATAAAATAGGAGATCATCTTTATACCGATTTAGTTTAACAGGTGCCAGTTTATCCCTAcaagagaagagaaattttatcattacaCAAACATTCTATATTTAGAGACATAAGCAGTGAAGTAAATATAATCATGAATCTATGAAATATCATACtaaaaatgaatacaattAAAGATATTGCACGACTGTAACTTTCTAAAGTAACTAATAGAAACTTTGAATAATATGTGATGACAGTATTGGAGTTGATCAATTCTTACATACATGCTAAAGTTGAAATATGCATACCTGATAGAGGCATTAATGAGATACTCTGGTGGTACATGGAAATCGATGTCCTGGGGTCGACAGGGTGTTTCCGCCCAAGGTCCACCAAAATTCTGATAAAGGTTTTCGGGTGAATTAAGATTAAGCCCAAGGGCGGTGAGGTCCTGCCCCAACGCCAATGATACGAGATTCGGATCTGTTTCTGCTGCTCTGATAAACGTCAACAGTCCCACCATCCCGAATTGATCCTTTACCATACTTGCAGGTATGTGCGTGACTTTCCCTAAAAATCAATGTAACGACCTCAAAGCTAAGTTGTTATGAAAAAGACATTCATCAGGTTTCAACTTATTATCGTTCAACATTTTGAACAAACTTCTGTATAAAGTTTATTAtctattttcagattttattttagttGATTGGGAAAAGGATGACATAAGAGAAAAATTAGTTGCAAGTACGTAATGGAATTTACTGGAGAGTTGCTTAATTTGATCACGAAGAAGTCTACAACTTCTGATATTTCATGGCTTACCATCAGGTGATGTTTGAATGCCTCTTTTCGATGCCAGTGACTTTTCAGAGCCAGGAGCTCTATTCACTTGGAGTACATCTTGGCCAATTTCTGGACCAAGTCCCACAACCATTCCCTTGTCTCCAGAAACACTGCCACCAGGTGACGGTCCTTCCCTGCTTTGTGTGCCTGGTAATGCAGGAAAGTCTTCTGAGCTCATAGTAAATTCACTTGCTTCTGACGTTGGCTGCTTTACCATGCCAACTGTAACAGATCGTATTTTATGAGGGGATGAGAAAGCGTTATACAAAATGATGGCCATTGTTAGTGATAAAGTATTGTTAAAAAGTGAGTTGCTAGTAACTCAGGAACTGctcaaatatacatacatagactttgttcatttttgaaacaacGAAATGAAGTCTGATAATAAAAGGGCTTTGGAGTTGAACTCAGATGTTGTATCTTCCAGGGTATAATGCTTATGATAATCAGTGAAGAAAACAATGAGAtcaagaaaggaaaaaaagtgaaattggaAGTATTGTTGTAAAATATGAAGTTGTGGATGATACATGTTTGACGACGTTTGTAACAAATTTACAGATGGTAAGTTCATTTTACATATATTCCAAAGTGGTCGACAGCGTCAAAATGATGTTTTCTGAAtaatacatgtgtatatatatgcatatgtatgtatgcatgtatatttcTTCGTTACATACAcatgaaataagaaattgttGTATTTGTACCCAAAGAAATAGCCTTGATCAAAATAACATCAAAGTTTATAAATcctgaatttgaataattttattagtGCTGTGATCGCAAATCAAAGAAAATCATTAAGCCAACAAGATAAGCCttgtataaaagaaaaaaaaattatcaacacgTTTTCAAAGTAAGTCGAAAGTAACAAACATATAGAAAAAACGAgttcaatttcaacaaaacACATTTGCTTCTGTGAACTGTGTTCCATTATAGTGtggcaaaagaaaaacatcttCAAAGCTATATGTAATACAAGATCTATGACATGCAACAGACTACAAAGGTTCTAAAGCATAACACCACAACCAAAGTCTGAAAAACATTGACATAGTGatcatataaatatgtattcttCGTAGCGCTGCGTATGGTAACAAGTGAGAGAGTATTTTCAATGTTTGTCGAATGGGAGGATGAAGTTCCGTTGAGTGACCTTTTTTGTTTagctttcatgcaccattggATTCACACACACAGTTTTTGTTAGAAACTTGGAATATCCACCAAAGTTAGTGAGCTTAGCCATTCATTCATGTGATAATGCAATGGAATGAACATTGAATAGCCATTGATCTATGAATTCATATTACCATGTATCAGTATATCGATTTcacgtgtttctttttttacatatatgtaattaGGAGTGTGAGGAGATAGTGCTGGATAACTGTGTGTTCTAAGGTCTTCgcaaacaaatcaaaaataatataaataagtaCTGCTCCCATCATTAATGATTTACCTTGGTGGCAAAATATACTCAAACTATGAAAGCCGTATAATTTTGCgctatacattttttcctctcatcGATTACACTAAGTGTGACTACCTCACAATTGGTACTTGGTGCAACCATACAATTCATTCTTAAACACTGGTATTGGATGACGAGCAGTGTTCGTATACTCAATTTGTTCAGTTGTAAGAATATTGAGGATTAAATAATCTATATATCAGGTCAAATATAAATCGTATTCGTGAATATCAAAAATGCATTGAATTTCGCAAGAACAAGCATTCTTTAAATTCTACAGAAAAAGCATCCATTTTCGTAACAAATTCTGTATAGATGTAGAAAAGTATTCATCATTTCGtggtaacaaaaaatatttcaaggttACTACATTAAGCATCGaaggaaataaatttaataagaATTATgcttgaagaaatgaaaaatcactcATCAGTTAGTATTGTTTTCAACATGCGTAATAAGAAATCAATAACAATTTTGTGcagcaaaataattttcgtttaaaaaatagaaaaaaacattcaaattatataaattatacatataaatacgcTCTAAGTCTGTTCGTCCAGCATGGATGGGATCGATGAGACTTGTACtaaaattaatattgcatTAAGTCCTCTTTTGCAAGTTTACAATTTGGCTAAGGATCCAAATTAGTAAGTAGAGTGCAAACAGCAAATAATAACATTAAGAAACgcaaaatgagaagaaaaaaatgttcgcgTCTCTCGTCGTAGTCGCATAGGACTAACCATAGGGTTGCTTGCCCGGCATAGGACTTGGCTGAGGCATAGAGTCACCCTGGCCTCTGTTCGTCAGTGAGGGGAACTCCGACAGGTCCAGAAGGGGAGGGGTGCTGGTGTCTCCCCCACCCCCACTCCCAAATACAGAGTGGAAATTGTTGATCGCACCTTGAGATCCGTAACTGCGACTTGGATGAATTCCAAAACTGCCCATACTACCCATTGGGTTTGAGTTCCTGCAAGAATCGATCGAATTACTACTATCTGCTCACATTTACATGCTTCATGAATCTCTTAGTTACCGTTACAAATAACCCTTTATCAGAAATTGTTACTAATCATTTTAAATCAtcggttatatatatatatata includes:
- the LOC124179864 gene encoding CCR4-NOT transcription complex subunit 2-like, with amino-acid sequence MANLNFEQLPRSIANASLTSRGGGGGGLSSSTLPGHVTPTSGMFSGSSANTSSTANSTAVGANVYPGGTGGAQPAAHPTQQQQLSPMGSRGLFGQRVFPDRRAMPAIGNSNPMGSMGSFGIHPSRSYGSQGAINNFHSVFGSGGGGDTSTPPLLDLSEFPSLTNRGQGDSMPQPSPMPGKQPYVGMVKQPTSEASEFTMSSEDFPALPGTQSREGPSPGGSVSGDKGMVVGLGPEIGQDVLQVNRAPGSEKSLASKRGIQTSPDGKVTHIPASMVKDQFGMVGLLTFIRAAETDPNLVSLALGQDLTALGLNLNSPENLYQNFGGPWAETPCRPQDIDFHVPPEYLINASIRDKLAPVKLNRYKDDLLFYMFYTNVGDVLQLAAAAELYSREWRYHMEEKVWITQAPGLGPVEKTSTYERGTYYYFDAQNWRKVAKEFHLDYTKLENRPHLPATFHQSQP